A single Chloracidobacterium sp. DNA region contains:
- a CDS encoding TAT-variant-translocated molybdopterin oxidoreductase gives MSSSETKTTFASLRDKILSQNGKDYWRSIEEHADTPEFKEFISQEYPHEIEEWDNSLSRRNFVKVMGASLALAGLSGCVIQPPEKIVPYVRQPEGSLPGKPMFYATAMSLGGVATGLLAKAFEHRPVKVEGNPDHPGSRGATDVLAQASVLDMYDPDRSQEVSFRGSPKTWESFMTEFRLAVENNRRDGGAGVRFLTETITSPTLIDQFTKLKAELPNAKWIQYEPINNDNALSGAKLAFGTAVQPIYKFDKAERILSLDADIFSGFNVAYLKDFAKGRAFNEEKKDISRLYSVETTVSLTGAKADHRLAVKPSQMAEIAKAIAKAVGVAGATSTYTENAAWIAAMAKDLSEHKGRSLVVAGDHQAPVVHALAHAINAALGNAGQTVVYIDPLSPGTDKTQVEHFKELIGDIDGGRVKMLVVLGGNPVYNSPADFKLSAERMNKIALRVHLGLHQDETAELCQWNVHGKHYFEGWSDARAFDGTATIVQPIIAPLYDGKNFHELVQLCFKDNFDKKDADIVKAYWQAATITAAAAKPAEPVKAEAKPDAKPAGKEVAKETAPADAAKIEVPKSAAPAIAAIPAGTAPKTFEDNWNKAIHDGVVPNTASTPKTVTATAAFLAQPEAKTTGSGSLEISILPDPCIYDGRFANNGWLQELPNPLNKITWDNVALISPKTAAKMGINVGNDAREYVGGSQGTSFVNTKGGNQFSDLVTLKYQGAEISKPVPMWIAPGQPDDVITIYMGYGRTRAGKIGTGLGYSVFDVRRTDAMNFGFGDITKKGETTTIASTQIHFNMEGRDLLRVWDVDEFVADPEMGHQHDEYDKSMYPYEEHTKIYDQNTKWAMSIDLNSCVGCNACVLACQAENNIPVVGKEQIDRSREMHWLRIDAYFGGGDISDPDGPYFQPVLCMQCEQAPCEVVCPVHATVHSAEGLNDMVYNRCVGTRYCSNNCPYKVRRFNFLLYQDWNTPQYKLMRNPEVSIRSRGVMEKCTYCTQRIAAARIEAQKDGARKIRDGEVITACQSACPTDAIIFGDMGDPESRVAKAKKDHRDYTLLNELNTQPRTTYMAGLKNQNKEMPDYRAPEKRKTKPANTTETKAPGGEAH, from the coding sequence ATGTCCAGTTCGGAAACCAAAACCACCTTTGCATCGTTGAGAGACAAGATATTGTCTCAGAACGGTAAAGATTATTGGCGCAGTATCGAAGAGCACGCTGATACACCTGAGTTTAAGGAATTCATCTCGCAGGAGTATCCTCACGAGATCGAAGAGTGGGACAACAGTCTCAGCCGACGAAACTTCGTAAAGGTAATGGGAGCCTCGCTCGCCCTTGCCGGCCTGAGCGGCTGCGTTATCCAGCCACCCGAAAAGATCGTCCCGTATGTGCGGCAACCTGAAGGCAGCCTTCCCGGTAAGCCGATGTTTTACGCGACGGCGATGTCGCTGGGCGGTGTGGCCACCGGACTATTGGCCAAGGCATTCGAGCATCGACCGGTGAAGGTCGAGGGCAACCCTGATCATCCCGGTAGCCGTGGTGCGACCGACGTGCTGGCACAGGCATCAGTGCTGGATATGTATGATCCGGACCGATCTCAGGAAGTGAGCTTTCGCGGAAGCCCCAAGACTTGGGAAAGCTTTATGACCGAGTTCCGCTTGGCGGTCGAAAATAATCGTAGAGACGGCGGTGCAGGTGTCCGGTTTTTGACCGAGACGATCACATCTCCGACGCTGATCGATCAGTTCACCAAGCTCAAAGCCGAACTTCCCAACGCAAAGTGGATCCAGTACGAACCGATCAACAACGACAATGCTCTGTCGGGAGCCAAGTTGGCATTTGGTACGGCGGTCCAGCCGATCTATAAGTTTGACAAGGCCGAAAGGATCTTGTCGCTCGACGCAGATATTTTCTCCGGATTTAACGTTGCTTACCTCAAGGATTTTGCCAAGGGACGTGCGTTCAATGAGGAAAAGAAAGATATCAGCCGTCTCTATTCGGTCGAGACCACAGTCAGCCTGACCGGCGCCAAAGCAGATCATCGGTTGGCTGTTAAGCCGAGCCAGATGGCTGAGATCGCCAAGGCGATCGCTAAAGCGGTCGGCGTTGCCGGTGCGACCTCGACCTATACCGAGAATGCTGCCTGGATCGCGGCGATGGCCAAGGACCTGTCGGAACACAAGGGTCGATCGCTAGTTGTCGCCGGTGATCACCAAGCACCCGTAGTGCACGCACTCGCTCACGCGATCAATGCGGCACTCGGCAATGCGGGCCAAACGGTCGTGTACATCGACCCGCTTTCACCCGGAACTGACAAAACGCAAGTCGAACATTTCAAAGAACTGATCGGTGACATCGACGGCGGTCGTGTCAAGATGCTTGTCGTTCTCGGCGGCAATCCCGTTTACAATTCGCCGGCCGACTTTAAGCTTTCGGCGGAGCGGATGAATAAGATCGCACTCCGTGTGCATCTCGGGCTTCACCAGGACGAGACCGCGGAATTGTGCCAATGGAACGTCCATGGAAAGCATTATTTCGAAGGTTGGAGCGATGCCCGTGCCTTTGACGGCACTGCGACGATCGTCCAACCGATAATTGCACCGCTGTACGACGGCAAGAATTTCCACGAACTGGTTCAACTGTGCTTTAAGGATAACTTTGATAAAAAGGACGCTGACATCGTCAAAGCCTATTGGCAGGCCGCAACGATAACTGCGGCCGCGGCAAAACCTGCCGAACCCGTCAAGGCCGAGGCCAAGCCGGACGCAAAGCCCGCTGGAAAAGAAGTTGCCAAGGAGACAGCTCCGGCCGACGCGGCAAAGATCGAAGTGCCAAAGTCGGCGGCTCCGGCAATTGCCGCGATCCCGGCAGGCACGGCTCCAAAGACATTTGAGGATAATTGGAATAAGGCCATCCACGACGGCGTTGTGCCAAACACTGCCTCGACACCCAAGACCGTCACCGCGACCGCGGCGTTTTTGGCCCAGCCTGAAGCTAAAACAACGGGTTCCGGTAGCCTTGAGATAAGCATTTTGCCGGATCCGTGCATTTATGACGGCCGGTTTGCCAATAACGGATGGCTGCAGGAACTGCCGAATCCGCTGAACAAGATCACTTGGGACAACGTCGCTCTGATCAGCCCGAAAACCGCTGCGAAAATGGGTATCAACGTCGGAAACGACGCCCGTGAATACGTCGGTGGTTCGCAGGGAACCAGCTTTGTTAACACCAAGGGTGGCAACCAGTTCTCAGATCTGGTGACTCTGAAATATCAGGGCGCCGAGATCTCAAAGCCTGTCCCGATGTGGATCGCCCCGGGCCAACCCGATGACGTGATCACCATCTATATGGGCTACGGCCGTACAAGGGCCGGCAAGATCGGCACCGGACTCGGTTACAGCGTCTTCGACGTTCGCCGCACTGATGCGATGAACTTTGGCTTCGGCGATATCACCAAAAAGGGCGAGACCACGACGATCGCCTCGACTCAGATCCACTTCAATATGGAAGGCCGTGATCTGCTTCGCGTTTGGGACGTCGATGAGTTTGTGGCTGACCCGGAAATGGGCCATCAGCACGACGAATACGACAAGTCGATGTACCCGTACGAAGAGCACACGAAGATCTACGATCAGAACACGAAATGGGCGATGTCGATCGACCTTAACTCGTGCGTCGGTTGTAATGCGTGCGTGCTTGCCTGTCAGGCAGAAAATAATATACCGGTCGTCGGCAAAGAGCAGATCGATCGCAGTCGCGAAATGCATTGGCTGCGGATCGACGCCTACTTTGGCGGCGGCGACATCAGCGATCCGGACGGACCGTACTTCCAACCGGTGCTCTGTATGCAATGCGAGCAAGCTCCGTGCGAAGTCGTTTGCCCGGTTCACGCGACCGTGCACAGTGCTGAGGGCCTCAATGATATGGTCTATAACCGCTGTGTAGGTACTCGTTATTGTTCGAATAACTGTCCTTACAAAGTGCGGCGATTCAACTTCCTGTTGTATCAGGATTGGAATACTCCGCAGTATAAACTGATGCGAAACCCGGAAGTTTCGATCCGTAGCCGCGGCGTAATGGAAAAGTGCACATACTGTACGCAGCGTATCGCGGCAGCTCGCATCGAGGCACAGAAGGACGGTGCCCGCAAGATCCGTGACGGCGAAGTGATCACCGCGTGCCAATCGGCTTGCCCGACGGACGCGATCATATTCGGCGATATGGGCGATCCGGAAAGCAGAGTTGCCAAGGCCAAAAAAGACCATCGCGACTATACATTGTTGAACGAACTCAACACTCAGCCGCGTACGACCTATATGGCGGGACTCAAGAATCAGAATAAGGAAATGCCCGATTACAGGGCACCTGAAAAACGGAAAACTAAGCCGGCAAATACGACGGAAACCAAGGCTCCGGGAGGCGAGGCTCACTAG
- the nrfD gene encoding polysulfide reductase NrfD, with translation MQEKDLQQKLRPAMVEGEHSFASVTDSISDITLKKRTPFGWFIGFGIAFMVAQMMMFSVIWLLANGIGVWGNNQPVGWAFDIINFVWWIGIGHAGTLISAILLLLNQKWRTSINRFAEAMTLFAVACAAMFPLLHTGRPWLAAYWLFPYPNTMGIWPQFRSPLIWDVFAVSTYASVSALFWYVGLIPDFATLRDRAKNKYFRFVYAALSWGWRGSARHWHRYEIAYLILAGISTPLVLSVHSIVSFDFSVSQVPGWHATIFPPYFVAGAVFAGFAMVLILCIPLRRWYRMEDFITKTHLIFMSKVMLATGLIVVYGYAMEAFFGWYSASQYEIFMVKNRIWEGPYWWSYWLLIFCNGLSIQLLWFKRFRESEFWLFTISIVVSVGMWLERFVIIVTSLHRDFLPSSWAMYSPTMIDWSMFIGTIGFFFTLLFLFVRFVPIISIFEVRTLLPDANVHGHHQDFEENVIEVEYTYDRTDPPNE, from the coding sequence ATGCAGGAAAAGGACTTACAACAGAAGTTGCGCCCGGCAATGGTCGAGGGTGAGCACTCGTTTGCAAGTGTCACCGACAGCATCAGCGACATTACGCTCAAAAAGCGTACGCCGTTCGGTTGGTTCATCGGGTTCGGTATCGCCTTTATGGTCGCGCAGATGATGATGTTTTCGGTCATCTGGCTACTTGCAAATGGTATCGGCGTCTGGGGAAACAACCAGCCGGTAGGTTGGGCATTCGACATCATCAACTTTGTTTGGTGGATCGGTATCGGTCACGCCGGCACGTTGATCTCGGCCATTCTGTTGCTGCTTAACCAGAAATGGCGTACGTCGATCAACCGTTTTGCCGAGGCAATGACGCTATTCGCTGTGGCCTGCGCCGCGATGTTTCCGCTGCTGCATACAGGACGTCCGTGGCTTGCCGCATATTGGCTGTTTCCGTACCCCAATACAATGGGCATCTGGCCGCAATTCCGAAGCCCTCTTATCTGGGACGTTTTTGCGGTCTCCACCTATGCGAGCGTTTCGGCCCTTTTTTGGTACGTTGGATTGATCCCGGATTTCGCTACACTTCGTGACCGTGCTAAGAACAAATATTTTAGGTTTGTTTACGCGGCCCTTTCGTGGGGTTGGCGCGGGTCAGCACGGCACTGGCATCGGTATGAGATCGCGTATTTGATACTTGCCGGCATCTCGACACCGCTCGTACTTTCAGTACACTCGATCGTTTCGTTCGACTTCTCGGTGTCACAGGTTCCGGGTTGGCACGCGACGATCTTCCCGCCGTACTTTGTGGCGGGTGCGGTGTTCGCCGGATTTGCAATGGTTCTAATACTCTGTATCCCGCTGCGGCGTTGGTACAGAATGGAAGATTTTATCACCAAAACTCACCTTATCTTTATGTCAAAGGTGATGCTTGCGACCGGGTTGATCGTCGTTTACGGTTACGCGATGGAAGCCTTCTTCGGCTGGTACAGTGCGTCCCAGTACGAAATCTTTATGGTCAAGAACCGAATATGGGAAGGCCCTTATTGGTGGTCATACTGGCTCTTGATCTTCTGTAACGGACTTTCGATCCAACTTCTTTGGTTCAAGCGATTTCGAGAGAGCGAGTTTTGGCTCTTTACGATCTCGATCGTGGTCAGTGTCGGTATGTGGCTTGAGCGTTTTGTGATCATCGTTACGAGTTTGCATCGCGACTTTCTGCCGTCATCGTGGGCTATGTACAGCCCGACGATGATCGACTGGTCGATGTTTATCGGCACGATCGGTTTCTTCTTTACCTTGCTCTTCCTGTTTGTCAGGTTCGTACCTATCATCTCGATCTTCGAGGTCAGGACGCTCCTGCCGGATGCCAATGTTCACGGACACCATCAGGATTTCGAAGAGAATGTTATCGAGGTCGAGTACACATACGACCGAACCGATCCGCCAAACGAATAA
- a CDS encoding DUF3341 domain-containing protein, protein MGNNIYGILAEFDTPTEMVDAAIKMRDAGYTKTDAFSPFPLHEIDEALGIKRSILPYLIFAGGVTGLLAGLGLVYFVHVIDYPIIVGGRPNFSLPAFIPPLFELTILFAAVVAVFGMLFLNGLPAPYHPCFNVPRFALATREKFFLIIEAEDPQYDYEKTRSFMESLNAQEVFDVPE, encoded by the coding sequence ATGGGCAACAACATATACGGAATTCTGGCCGAGTTTGACACGCCGACCGAGATGGTCGACGCGGCGATCAAAATGCGCGACGCCGGCTATACCAAGACCGATGCATTTTCGCCGTTCCCGCTGCACGAGATCGACGAGGCGTTAGGTATCAAACGGAGCATTTTGCCGTACCTCATTTTTGCAGGCGGCGTGACCGGCCTTTTGGCAGGACTTGGTCTTGTCTATTTCGTTCACGTGATCGACTATCCGATCATCGTCGGCGGTCGGCCTAACTTCAGTCTGCCGGCATTTATTCCGCCGCTTTTCGAACTGACGATCCTCTTTGCGGCCGTGGTAGCCGTTTTTGGAATGTTGTTCCTAAATGGTCTCCCGGCACCTTATCATCCGTGCTTTAACGTACCGCGTTTCGCTCTCGCGACGCGCGAAAAGTTCTTCTTGATAATTGAGGCTGAGGATCCGCAATACGATTACGAAAAGACGCGCAGCTTTATGGAAAGCCTGAACGCACAGGAGGTTTTCGATGTACCTGAATAA
- a CDS encoding cytochrome c, giving the protein MIRRIGFTVCFTAFAVLTGCGVRFDMQDQPRYKAYKKSEFFADNRASRDAPEGTIARGQLHDNKAFYTGKVDNPNPNAEVASTTNAAGNTIVTSFPNAVDEFPLTVNKELVDRGQERYNIYCIVCHGPVGKGDGMIVRRGFSPPPTYHDDRLRNAPVGHFFDVISNGFGKMNGYGAQIQPADRWAIVAYIRALQVSQNPDTNLKMNNSNAANTAAPKSAEPANTNGGGK; this is encoded by the coding sequence ATGATACGGCGGATCGGATTTACAGTTTGCTTTACTGCCTTTGCAGTTCTGACCGGATGTGGCGTGCGTTTTGATATGCAGGACCAACCGCGTTACAAGGCATATAAGAAGAGTGAGTTCTTTGCTGATAATCGAGCATCGCGCGATGCCCCCGAAGGCACGATAGCTCGCGGCCAACTCCACGACAACAAGGCGTTTTACACCGGTAAGGTCGATAATCCTAACCCTAATGCCGAAGTTGCAAGTACAACCAATGCCGCCGGAAACACGATCGTCACTTCATTTCCGAATGCAGTCGATGAATTTCCGTTGACAGTAAACAAGGAACTGGTCGACCGTGGGCAGGAGCGTTACAACATTTACTGCATCGTGTGTCACGGCCCGGTCGGCAAGGGTGACGGTATGATCGTCCGCCGCGGATTTTCGCCGCCGCCGACGTACCACGATGATCGGCTTAGAAACGCCCCGGTCGGACATTTCTTCGACGTTATTTCTAATGGTTTTGGCAAGATGAATGGTTACGGTGCACAAATACAGCCCGCGGACCGTTGGGCGATCGTTGCCTACATTCGAGCTCTGCAGGTGAGCCAAAACCCCGACACGAACCTTAAGATGAACAATAGTAATGCGGCAAATACAGCGGCACCGAAATCGGCCGAACCTGCCAACACTAACGGAGGTGGCAAGTAA
- a CDS encoding SCO family protein translates to MKKDSPISAVLMVKLCALIIILTAFVAVPAQKVEQYNSPLYSPKTYDPSQMTNNGMPEALQSIGIDQKLGDRLPMDAEFKNEDGKMVKLGDYFTKGKPVIIAFVYYECPMLCNQVLNGLSGALKGINLEAGKDFDILAISFDARENDKPDLAKNKKASYVERYDRPGGENGWHFLTGTQASIDLATKAAGFNYKWDEKSNQFAHVGGVMITTPDGRLSKYFYGIDYAPKDIKFGLMESAESRVGNPVDQLLLYCYHYDPSTGKYGLAILSVIRLAAIATLIGLGAMAFVFWRRNKRKAA, encoded by the coding sequence ATGAAAAAGGATTCGCCAATATCAGCAGTTTTGATGGTGAAGCTTTGTGCTTTGATAATTATTTTGACTGCGTTCGTCGCGGTGCCTGCTCAGAAAGTTGAGCAATACAATTCACCTTTGTATTCACCGAAGACGTACGATCCGTCGCAAATGACCAACAATGGTATGCCCGAGGCCCTCCAATCGATCGGCATCGACCAGAAGCTTGGTGATAGATTGCCGATGGACGCCGAGTTTAAGAACGAAGACGGGAAAATGGTCAAGCTTGGTGACTATTTTACCAAGGGCAAGCCGGTGATCATTGCGTTCGTATACTATGAGTGCCCGATGCTTTGCAATCAGGTTCTCAATGGCCTCAGCGGAGCCTTAAAGGGGATAAATTTGGAGGCCGGAAAGGACTTTGACATTCTCGCGATCAGCTTTGACGCACGTGAGAATGACAAGCCGGATCTGGCTAAGAATAAGAAGGCAAGCTATGTCGAGCGTTATGACCGCCCGGGCGGTGAGAATGGCTGGCACTTTTTGACCGGCACACAGGCGTCTATTGACCTGGCCACCAAGGCAGCAGGGTTCAATTATAAGTGGGACGAAAAGTCGAATCAGTTTGCTCACGTGGGCGGCGTGATGATAACGACGCCGGACGGCAGACTGTCGAAATACTTTTACGGTATCGACTACGCCCCAAAAGATATTAAGTTCGGGCTGATGGAATCGGCCGAAAGCCGGGTCGGGAATCCGGTAGACCAGCTTTTGCTCTACTGCTATCATTATGACCCTTCGACGGGTAAATATGGCCTAGCGATCCTGAGCGTGATCCGCTTGGCAGCGATCGCAACGTTGATAGGATTGGGTGCAATGGCATTCGTTTTTTGGCGGAGGAATAAGCGTAAGGCCGCGTGA
- the coxB gene encoding cytochrome c oxidase subunit II: MQNTSWVPIFPEQASTFAWQVDALYFYLIFVSVAFSIPIIVAIFFFSIKYRAREKFATPEEIHGSMVLETVWSIIPFVVSMTIFLGGAIIYFQQYTPPEDAMEVYVVGKQWMWKIQHESGQREINELHVPVGRKVKLTMTTEDVLHDFFIPAFRTKADVVPGRYTYMWFEATKPGKYRLLCAEYCGLNHSGMGGWVYVMEQRDFDNWLSGNVSGQTPVDAGKDLFQNKLGCASCHSGGAGQRGAKLEGIFNTDVKLVGGQTVTADDQYLRNSILNPASQVVEGYQPIMPTFKGQVTEEQLNSLVAYIKSLSPGAASPSAMAPPAAPASANSAATTKTAPVKPAANSNK; this comes from the coding sequence ATGCAGAACACTAGTTGGGTACCAATATTTCCAGAACAAGCGTCAACATTCGCCTGGCAGGTCGATGCTTTGTACTTCTACCTCATTTTCGTGAGCGTAGCATTTTCGATACCGATCATCGTCGCGATATTTTTCTTCTCGATCAAGTATCGGGCACGAGAGAAATTTGCTACGCCGGAGGAGATCCACGGGTCGATGGTTTTGGAAACGGTCTGGTCTATCATTCCGTTCGTTGTTTCGATGACGATATTTTTGGGCGGAGCCATTATCTATTTCCAGCAGTACACGCCGCCCGAAGACGCGATGGAGGTCTATGTCGTTGGTAAACAATGGATGTGGAAGATCCAGCACGAGAGCGGTCAGCGAGAGATCAACGAACTCCACGTGCCCGTCGGACGCAAGGTCAAGTTAACGATGACGACCGAGGACGTGCTCCACGATTTCTTCATCCCGGCATTTCGTACGAAGGCTGACGTCGTGCCCGGTCGCTACACATATATGTGGTTCGAGGCGACCAAACCGGGCAAGTATCGACTGCTTTGTGCCGAATATTGCGGGCTCAATCACTCCGGAATGGGTGGTTGGGTCTACGTGATGGAGCAGCGTGATTTTGACAATTGGTTGAGCGGCAACGTTTCCGGCCAAACGCCGGTCGATGCGGGAAAAGACCTGTTTCAAAACAAGCTCGGATGTGCCTCGTGTCACTCCGGCGGGGCGGGCCAACGCGGAGCTAAGCTCGAGGGCATTTTCAATACAGACGTCAAACTCGTCGGCGGACAGACCGTTACGGCGGACGATCAATATCTGAGAAATTCGATCCTGAACCCGGCGTCACAAGTTGTCGAGGGCTATCAGCCGATAATGCCTACTTTCAAGGGGCAGGTCACTGAGGAACAGTTGAATTCGCTGGTCGCCTATATTAAGTCGTTGAGCCCGGGAGCGGCATCGCCGTCGGCGATGGCTCCGCCTGCTGCACCAGCGAGTGCAAATTCGGCGGCAACAACCAAAACGGCGCCTGTTAAACCGGCAGCGAACAGTAATAAGTAG